A genomic stretch from Oncorhynchus tshawytscha isolate Ot180627B linkage group LG07, Otsh_v2.0, whole genome shotgun sequence includes:
- the LOC112246200 gene encoding thioredoxin reductase 1, cytoplasmic-like, with the protein MPPIENDTGRNELKSRIQELIDSNQVLVFSKSNCPFCVKVKDLFKELNVNCNVVELDLIEDGSNYQELLLEMTGQKTVPNVFINKTHVGGCDKTMKAHKDGVLQQLLCGENEVYDYDLIVIGGGSGGLACSKEAALLGKKVMVLDYVVPTPKGNTWGLGGTCVNVGCIPKKLMHQTALLGTSIQDARKFGWELPEETVKHNWETMKSAVNNYIGSLNWGYRVALRDKNVNYINSYAEFIESHKIKATNKRGKETFHTAAKFILATGERPRYLSIPGDKEYCITSDDLFSLPHCPGKTLVIGASYVALECGGFLAGLGLDVTVMVRSILLRGFDQEMANRAGKHMEEHGVKFLRKYVPVKVEELEAGTPGRLKVTAKSTEGDETIEGEYNTVLIAVGRDACTGKIGLDQAGVKVNPKNGKIPVNDEEQTNVPHIYAIGDILEGKWELTPVAIQAGKLLARRLYAGASLKCDYVNVPTTVFTPLEYGACGLSEEKAMELYGQDNLEVYHSLFWPLEFTVPNRDNNKCYSKIICNKLDNDRVIGFHYLGPNAGEVTQGYGVAMKCGLTKEQLDNTIGIHPTCAEIFTTMEVTKSSGGDITQTGC; encoded by the exons ATGCCTCCCATCGAAAATGACACCGGGAGGAATGAACTAAAATCTCGGATACAGGAGCTTATTGATTCTAATCAAGTGTTGGTATTCAGTAAAAGCAACTGTCCATTTTGTGTGAAG GTAAAGGATCTGTTCAAGGAGCTGAACGTGAACTGCAATGTGGTGGAGTTGGATTTAATTG AGGATGGATCAAACTATCAAGAACTGCTGCTTGAGATGACCGGGCAGAAAACTGTCCCCAATGTCTTCATCAACAAGACACACGTCGGTGGCTGTGACAAAACAATGAAG GCCCACAAAGATGGTGTCCTGCAGCAGCTGCTGTGCGGGGAGAATGAGGTATACGACTATGACCTCATAGTCATCGGGGGCGGCTCAGGAGGGCTAGCATGCTCAAAG GAGGCAGCGTTGCTGGGCAAGAAGGTGATGGTGTTGGACTATGTGGTGCCCACGCCGAAAGGGAACACATGGG GCCTGGGCGGCACATGCGTGAACGTGGGCTGCATCCCCAAGAAGCTGATGCACCAGACAGCCCTGCTAGGGACTTCCATACAGGACGCCCGCAAGTTTGGCTGGGAGTTGCCGGAGGAGACAG TGAAGCACAACTGGGAGACAATGAAGTCTGCGGTGAACAACTACATTGGCTCGTTGAACTGGGGCTACCGGGTGGCGCTGCGCGACAAGAACGTCAACTACATCAACTCCTATGCTGAGTTCATTGAGTCGCACAAAATCAAG GCGACCAACAAGCGAGGGAAGGAGACCTTCCATACGGCCGCAAAGTTTATCCTGGCGACAGGCGAGAGGCCGCGTTACCTGAGCATCCCCGGAGACAAAGAGTACTGCATCACCAG CGACGAcctgttctctctgccccattgCCCTGGCAAGACCCTGGTGATCGGGGCGTCCTACGTGGCGTTGGAGTGCGGGGGTTTTCTGGCGGGCCTGGGCCTGGATGTGACAGTCATGGTACGCTCCATCCTCCTGAGGGGCTTCGACCAGGAAATGGCCAATCGTGCCGGCAAGCACATGGAGGAGCATGGCGTTAAGTTCCTCCGGAAGTATGTCCCCGTCAAG GTGGAGGAGCTGGAGGCAGGTACTCCTGGGAGGCTGAAGGTGACAGCCAAGAGCACGGAGGGAGACGAGACCATCGAGGGAGAGTACAACACT GTGTTGATAGCCGTGGGGCGTGACGCCTGTACAGGAAAGATCGGCCTGGATCAAGCCGGGGTCAAAGTCAACCCCAA GAATGGTAAGATCCCGGTGAACGACGAGGAGCAGACCAACGTGCCGCACATCTACGCCATCGGAGACATCCTGGAGGGCAAGTGGGAGCTGACGCCCGTGGCTATCCAGGCTGGCAAGCTGCTGGCACGCCGTCTGTACGCAGGCGCCTCGCTCAAG TGTGACTACGTGAATGTTCCCACCACGGTGTTCACCCCTTTGGAGTATGGCGCCTGTGGGCTGTCTGAGGAGAAAGCTATGGAGCTGTACGGCCAAGACAACCTGGAG GTGTACCACAGTCTCTTCTGGCCTCTGGAGTTCACCGTCCCCAACAGAGACAACAACAAGTGCTACTCAAAGATCATCTGTAATAAATTGGACAAT gACCGTGTGATCGGGTTCCATTACTTGGGGCCCAATGCGGGAGAGGTAACGCAGGGCTACGGCGTGGCCATGAAATGTGGCCTGACCAAAGAGCAGCTGGACAACACCATTGGCATACACCCCACCTGCGCTGAG